One genomic region from Accipiter gentilis chromosome Z, bAccGen1.1, whole genome shotgun sequence encodes:
- the HSPB3 gene encoding LOW QUALITY PROTEIN: heat shock protein beta-3 (The sequence of the model RefSeq protein was modified relative to this genomic sequence to represent the inferred CDS: deleted 1 base in 1 codon; substituted 2 bases at 2 genomic stop codons) translates to MLRSACAKSERRHQPLNXPEDKAYDWEEFALTLQLPQSTXAATCLSASAMAEAVIRHWVETPVRYQEQFAVQELEAHKLDHSLYALPGPSMAALSNRRCITESTSGAGKSGQEEDNTRFQVLLDVVQFRPEDIIIQTFEGWLLIKAQHGPRMDEHGFVSRSFTRQYKLPHGVENKDLSALFCHDGILVVEMKKAPGKN, encoded by the exons ATGTTAAGGTCTGCCTGTGCTAAAAGTGAAAGGCGACATCAACCACTAAACTAGCCTGAGGATAAGGCATATGATTGGGAAGAGTTTGCTCTGACTCTGCAGCTTCCCCAAAGC ACCTGAGCAGcaacttgtctttctgcttcagCAATGGCAGAAGCTGTTATAAGACACTGGGTGGAAACTCCGGTACGCTATCAAGAGCAGTTTGCTGTCCAAGAGCTGGAAGCACACAAACTGGACCACTCTTTATACGCTTTGCCGGGCCCTTCTATGGCTGCACTGAGCAACAGAAGGTGTATCACAGAAAGTACGTCTGGGGCCGGGAAGAGTGGCCAGGAGGAGGACAACACACGCTTTCAGGTCTTGCTGGACGTCGTGCAGTTCCGCCCTGAAGATATCATTATTCAGACTTTTGAAGGCTGGCTCCTGATCAAAGCTCAGCACGGACCCAGGATGGATGAACACGGTTTCGTATCCAGAAGCTTTACCAGGCAGTACAAATTACCTCATGGAGTGGAGAACAAAGACTTGTCTGCGCTTTTCTGCCATGATGGCATTTTGGTTGTTGAAATGAAGAAAGCACCGGGAAAGAACTAG